Below is a genomic region from Anoplopoma fimbria isolate UVic2021 breed Golden Eagle Sablefish chromosome 20, Afim_UVic_2022, whole genome shotgun sequence.
acacacacacacacacacacacacacacacacacacacacacacacacacacacacacacacacacacacacacaatctgcgGCTACGACACAGACAGATGTGCCGCCGTTTGTCTCTATTGTGTTAGTAAGGGAGgccaaggggggggggggggatgatgCTGGCTGGAGGCCAAGCACTGAGTTTTGGGTTCTGCAGAATGACAAAGACCCCCACCAATGCGGTACAGAGGGTGATCCTCACTGATGCACGGGCACAGATGAAGATCTGACCTATAAATGTGCCGAGAGAGCTACAGTTTGATTTGACACAAACTGACACGGTCTGATCTCATTACGCACAGAAATAAAAGCTTAATTAGAAACCACTCACgcgcaacaaaaaaaatgagtcCAGCTGCcacattgagtttttttttttttagaaaaaataaataaatatatatatattctatcaCCTACCCAACTTTTTCAAAAGTTCTTCAAAGTTTTCAGAACTCTTCATCTCCCAGGTGCCAGAGAAATCAGGGACGGTGCGCTCCATGTTGAGGCTGAAGGTAGTTTTGCCGATTAATAGGTGCACTGTCAGGTCCAAGTGTGGTCGGTGCGCCGCTGTGTCTGCGCGTCAGTAATGCTCCAGCTGTCCCTTATGGATCTGCTCTGGCTGTGTGGGCGCGCCGGGTGGTTTGACTCTGCGCGTCCAGATCCTTCTGCCCTCTTCCCGGGATGAGTGAGCGACCGTCGGAGCTCTTGTCTTACCTATGTGCCGGTGCACTGTACAAGTGGCTGCGCTACAAATGAATGGCACAGAAAGCAAAGATACTTGTGCAGGGTTGCACACGCCCCTTTCTGTACGGACACGCCCCGCACGCCAACCTGACCCCGCCCCTGAAGGCAACATGTGCATTTTAGAGCGGCTCATAGGCAACATTTGGAGACGCCTCTCATCCACGCGCGTACCTTGAATTGCCAGTGACCGCGCCCTGACGGCCCTGTGCgctttatttcatattaaacataCTACTATGCGTGTGATGTGTGTTGCCCCTTGCATTGCAGGCAGTAACAGATCTTGTTGAATGAATTACTTCAATGCGCTGAACGTTTACAGTGCAAACAGTAAGAATGTCTGCCAGGCCAGACTGTTGATAGAACATGTCGTCTTGGCAGGGCGGTGCGAAGGAAGAACCAGTCAACTGGCAGACTGgctggagaggagagcagagctgtgtgtgtgtgtgtgtgtgtgtgtgtgtgtgtgtgtgtgtgtgtgtgtgtgtgtgtgtgtgtgtgtgtgtgtgtgtgtgtgtgtgtgtgtgtgtgtgtgtgtgtgtgtgtgtgtgtgtgtgtgtgatagagagagggtgtgtgttcgtgaggagagagacagagaggccaagttcacccccccccccccccccccccggcttCCAGTGCGCCGCGCACGGCGgtgtgtcataaaaataaaagcgGTGGTAATGGGATACAGCTTCTGGCCTCGACCGGTGGGCTATCCATTTAACGGGGCCTccgtcagaggaaagaacaccCCGAGCCcaggagggaggcagagagagagagagagagagagagagagagagagagagagagcagatattaAAGTAAGAGGTGGGATTGGCGCACGTCGGCGGTGTCTCCTCAGAGCTTTTCGCCCCCGCTGCTCGGACGGAAGAAAGggtaaagaggaggaggagacgccgGGGCGTTTGGAACAGCGCGTCAGACGGACCAGTGGGGAAGGGTCAGGGGCCCGCGGGGTCGGAGGTAGTCCTATAAAGAGCacgcactctctctctctcacacacacacacacacacacacacacacacacacacacacacacacacaatatgtcTACACACAAGCAAGCACGCACGCGCTGATGATGGATGGCAATGGGACAAAGCCTACGTTAACTATTGACTCTTGATGGATGATCCCATCCGCTACACTGCACGGCGAATTAGCGCGAGGAAAACCGGGCGACTTGGGGAAAAGAGGGGGGTCatccacaccacacacacacacacacacacacacacacacacacacacacacacacacacacacacacacacacacatagctaaTACACCGGATCAGTGCCAGACTTTTAACACAGATACACTAGCTAACAAAGGTGAGTATTAGCCTCAGATTGATATTTGGTAACGCGATACGCGCTTTTACGCACAGACCTGCGTCTAAATCCAGCGCCTTGCACCAGCCCGGCGGCTCTGTTTGATGTGAACAAAGCTCTCTCATTGTTTCCTTTATCAGcgcgcgcacgcacacgcacacacgtacTCCCACACATACTCCCACTCACACTCCTTATTGGCCACACACCATGCCACAATCGCAGCATGCCCTCACAAGTTACTCCTGGTCCAAGGTGAGCCATCAGATCAGACAACCATATCAACTGTAATTTCCTCTCCGATCCccaatcctcttttttttcccctttcacaTATAGTTCAACTTTTTGACTCGCAGTTGTTAACCCCTTGAGGGCTCTGACCACGAGGAAATAGAACAGTTAAAGAACCGTGTACAGGTGGGATGGGTACATCGAATACAAGAAGCAGCAGTGAGGCAGCCTGATGCTTATATCACTGATATAAGCATCAGGCTGCTTCACTGCTGCTATGGTGGTCTGTCCAACATGGCCTGTTCAGAGAGAGGGAATTGATCATGCCCCCAGTTTGAAAGTGAGTGATGCAAACACAAAGGTTACAATAGAGGGCTGTCTGGTGCTGGGAAAATTCATCTTCAGCCTCGCTGCAGGCCATTAGCATATTACCATGACACAACAAGAAATGCATCAACGGCCGCTGAATCAAACAGGCAGCCGTGCAGCACACAGCAACAGCCTCACCCATCGTGTGTGCGTGCTGTCCGGAGGGGGCTTGATAAAGAGCTCTGAAATGTGTGTGATGCTGCATGTCAGCACGTGATGACAAAGCACAGCTCAGCATTCAGACCCACTCAACCGTGCTCTGCTCctctcaacctttttttctctccactcaTTTCTTCCCTCCATTTCCCCTTTTCCTTTCTGACTCTCCTTTACCTCACTCAACTttctcttctcccccccctccttttcttcctcctcctcctcctgtcaagcttttgttcttttgtgcTGGACTGACACATTCCTCAAACATactgaagagagggagaaggggaaaACAGAAGGGGAGAGGATGGAAGAGAAAGGGGTAAACGTTAGTGAGAAAGTTAGACTAGAGTGCAGGTCATTTTTTATCTCATTGTTGCGGAGAAAAAGGATAGCGAGAGCGAGTcagcaaagagagacagagacggagagagctGCGAGATCAAAGGCAAACAGATagtgacagagatggagaggttgAGAAACAGTGAAAGAATGAAGGCGACATATGTAAAGAGAGACTCCTCTGTCTTCGGAGGTGAAGGAGGTATTAGTTTGCTCCTCTGGTGCCAACTTTATTTCACTCCTCTTCGTTTCCTTATGTTCCCCTCCAACTATTATCCGCCCATATACTGTTCACTTCTTTTGttccttcatcttcatctctctgtgCTTAGCCTCATACCTACATCATGCCTTGTTGGTAACTGATATCTCCAAATGCCAACGCAAAGATTCACATGCTGTATCACaggcaaacaaaacaatgagtaTTGTGACTTGTTTGCAGTAAAGTTTGACTCGTATCAGCATGAGTTCAAGACAAAGAAAACCTTGACGACGCCAGAAAAAATGACTTCatcttttgctgctttttgtttcCTATTTCCCTCCTCATTCAAATGACACAGATTTGCACCATGACTGTGGAACATCCACACTGTCTACAGACTATTTGCTGTCCCAACGTGAACTTTTCTTGGTGCGTAATGTGAAACTATAATGTTATACTTCATGGAACATTTGCTGTATGTTAAGTATAGTGGTGCCCTTTTGCtgcaatcatctttttttttccaaggagCAGCTTGCCTGCACAAGTTAAAGCTTGTGCATGAGAAAGTGTGATGAGTCCGTAGTAAAGTCACACTTCAGTGGCATTCTCAACCTTTATCATCCAGATGACCTCCAGTAAAAACTGCTCACCCCAGGAACCCTGGTAATCCCAGATGTGAACTTGACCCTGGCCTTCCCCACCGCCAGCTCCTGGAAGTCATTATCACTGGCCTTTAGCGTCAGAGAAAGCCACTAGCCACTTATAACCTCCCcaagtaaaataaatctgaggggttGAGAGAAGATTAAATgggaaagaaacaaaatctgTTCCGTGACACAAAGTGGGGTCCGTTTCTTTAATCTCTGCTCttttcttgtgaaatactgCACAGCTCTGCCTCCTCAGGCCTCTAAAAATGATAGTCTGACATGCAGAAATCCCTCACAGCCCACAGATTCATTTTAAGGAGTCCCACAGGGCCACAATGTTTGTGAGCCACTTCTCTGTTGGACATGCACAACATTTGtgcacaacaaacagtcacagaCCAAAGTGTGTGGGGCTCTGTGGGGTGCTGGCATGCTGACCCACCAAACTCATGTGGGTTTGATTAGAGCGGAGGAGACGGCAGCATATAACGACCGACAAACCTGGAAGTGAGAGGCAgggaacaaagagagagaggaagaagataagAGCAGGAAAGGGGAAAGAGAATCAAGATTAAAAGTTTGCATGTGCAGGATATTTGTCCTTGCGTGTTGGTTATATTGTCGATGATGTAATCACAGCTTGCCAAaatcctgaaataaaaacaggttttggttttttttcatggctAGATAAGgccgtgtatgtgtgtgtgtgtgtgtgtgtgcctgtgtgtgttgaaaTTTGTTAGTCATTTATTATTCTTCTTGGATAAAATGGAATTTAACAAGAATCAAACATAGTGTGTCAGACATTTCTTTGAATCCTGCCCACACACATCTCATCAGTGtacacaggattttttttatttttatttaaagcctGAGAGTGggcagtaagtgtgtgtgagtgtgtacatgAGTCAAGCTGAGTCTCTTGTGTACATGAGACTGAACCTCCAGATGCCTGAGCAGTTGCACCCAGACGCCTGTATTACTCACACTCTGTTCCTTTTGTccttcagccccccccccaaactcCTAAAATCTCTCTTCCCTCCCCCTCGAGTCTTTGTGGTTCTAATTATCGCGCTCATTTGTTATGGGCTGGTCTGGACGCAGACTGAGCGAGAGCTGAGAGCGGTCAGAgtaggaagaagaagaagaactgaaATTGTGCTGAATATGTTTGCTTTGTGGAAGTGCTTTTTAATTTGGTCCCGTTTATGATCCTATCTTCCCctctttttttgcagtttgtctGCTCTGTCGCTGCCACCTACAGTTTAACGAGCCCCACGGCCCCTCTGAGGTGCTACGTGACAACAGCGCTGTAAAACCCCATTGTATGGGCTGAATGATGGTGAATTGCTTTACGCTCAACAGGAAGATAGAGGACAACAGAAGGGAAGGATTTAGAAGAGGGAGGTGAAATATGTAAATAGAGGAAGTAAAGTAGATAGAGATGTTTGTGAGGACGGTTGTGTGAAGTACAGCGAGCATAAGTGGTCTGGAGTAGAAGTGGGATGAGGGGAAGACGAGAAGAGAAACAAGCGCTGGTTCACAGACCTTCGCTgcttttcactttattttatgacCGAAAAAGTTCATTAAAAGTGCAGCCcggtttttttaattgtgttacCCCTCCTTCTTGCATCCTACCGCTCTGCCCCTCCACCCTCACACCGCCTCTCACTCTGCACTCATTCTTTTATTCTCCCTTTGCCTTTCCTCTTTGACCCGAGTCAACGATTGTTGTTAGCTTTTGCTTTTTCCtcagacacagtgtgtgtgtgtgtgtgtgtgtgtgtgtgtgtgtgtgtgtgtgtgtgtgtgtgtgtgtgtgtgtgtgtgtgtgtgtgtgtgtgtgtgtgtgtgtgtgtgtgtgtgtgtgtgtgtgtgtgtgtgtgtgtgtgtgtgagagacccTATGATGATGTCATGGATTAGGAAGGGCCATAGTTGAATATTTCACTGGAGGTCAACCtctggtcactgttactgtaTGTGACCACTGTGGGTCCCTAAAGTCTCCAGAATGAACTGACGAAATGGTAActtatttatgtgtttcattgttttttttaattgtcttgtATAGCAACTCTACCATTCCCTGGTGCCACTGGGCAGTAAAGTTTAGGAGCGTCCCGTGATCTCTTCATGATCATATGACTTTGCCAGGAACTtgtaataattcaaaataaattgaaaactTAACTGTTAACTAAGAAACACTtgtattttctgtctctgtaaCAGAATCACGAGGGAGAAAAAGATAGAGGGAAAGGGTGTACAATGATGCACTGTGGCAGAGTGGAAAGTTGAAGTTTCACAAGGCCAGGGCTGCATATCTTCTGAGGGAATCGTTTGTGAGCACTACTTCCTGCTCAAACACATGTGCAGTTCATGCACCCAAAACAATTGAACATTTTGAGCTGCATCTGCATGCTCAGTGTCTGCAGTACAAATAAGAGCTTGATGTTGGCCTTGGATACTGAAGTTTCATCTCTAATCTTCTTCTGGAGTAAGACAAACTTTTTTGCAAAGGTTTTGTTTCAATGATCACAGTGTGTAGAGTTGTTAGTTGTTACTTGACACTGGGAACGTAATCAGCTTTGGAAGCAAAGATGGGCAGGTTGATTGCATTAGAAAAAGCTTTAGACATTAGGTTTCATCATTTCTCCTGATGCCCtgtgggaaaatgtttttttgttttttttaaaactgcagtGGGGTTAAGGAAATTGATTTAGAAATAAGGATCGGTCAAAGTTTCCATAGAGTTTAGACAGTGAAAAAGGTCAATGCTGGGATAGCAACCAGGCAAAGCAGGTAACGCAGCCAAAGGCCAAATACTGCCAATGGACTGTCACTTtcaatttgaaattaaaaactttaaactgTAATGacctgtttaaaaaatgtgcaatCTGACCGTTAAGTAGTTTACCTTATggtccagcagagggcgctcATAAACTTCACTATCAGCTGGTCCTAATGCATGCCTTATTGACTTCAGTTAactaagataataaataaaaatggaggaGGACACTAGCGAGCATTTCATAATCTGAATCGATCAAATCCTTAAGGCAACACCTGCATTATAGAATAATATTGTAGAGGGTCCATGaatcaaaatgtagttttaaagccttctttacttcagtaaatatTGTGATTTCATTGTGCGTTTTACTAAATTAATCTGAGTTTAATCAACGTCTTAATCATTAAATACTCGTAGCAGGCTAATCCAGACTTGTCAAaggttatattttaaatgtcaggTTTAAGGAAAAGATACTAAGTTATTGTAGGCTTCCAGCATGGAAAGACATTAGAGAATCTgagtggaaaagagagagagagagatggaaaaaacCTCCATCTGAGACATACCTGGTTGATTAGTGTGCTCAAATTTGTATTTCTAATTCGGTGAATGCAAACagctgatattaaaaaaaaaacgaactAACATCAGCATACATCCTCATTTAGTCACATGCATCTAAAAAGacagtttacatgtaaaataatagaaaactgactccttttttttttttaccgcttTCTGTAACAAATTTGTGCAATACTGCCATCGTCTGTGTGTCGAGAGTATCAGCATGAGAGGAGAGCACGTGGAGGCTAATTGATAGTGTGTGCGTGAAATAGTCTGATTTTCCAATACTCTATTCTCTGCCCAATAAGCTACTTTTACCTTCAACACAGTGAAATACTTTAACTACTTTAATGCCTTCATGTTGGCAGAGAGCATATGCCCCAGAGTGCAAAGCAAAGAAATATTACTTGAGTTTTCAGGTCAGAATACATTGTCTCAGAAAACAGTTTTCATTACATAAATTGTTAATTTCTTCATCTTCCATTGCATTTTAGATTTAGACCACAATCTTTGAGTGTAGCAACAATTATAGATTAAAGTCAAGtcttctttcattattttggttTGGAAATCAAATCTTATCAGAGCATCAGTTGCAGTTATCTTCTGCAGTTTTGATGAGGCACTTTCTCACTGTTTACGAATGTGAATCACTGCCTCCCAGTACTAGTGATGGTTTTGTTCTCTAATCTTTAAGTTCTGACAAACAATTGGTTTTGGTGGTGTTTGTATTTGAACAAGCTTCTCACATGAAGTCTGAGTTtcacaacaaacatttatgatcCAGAGATCAAGCCAACATTTGAACCGATATCCGTGGGTGTTGTCACACAAATGTAGTCTTTTATTGGTCATAGTCGGCAGTTTTCCcttgtttctcttgtttttccATTATAGACTGTCCAGATTATGCTTCGTGTTCAGGGTTGAGTTGTTCCAATGATCTGTATCACATATTacacactgaaaataaatcGCTGTGAAGACTGTGGATGAATTTCCAATTTCTTGTCTATTTAAtcatattataaattaaaaaactttaattgaATCCATTTTATACAGCAATTAAATGTATgcctttttaatgtaaaataaacattgaatTTAATTCAGTGTCACATCTGCGCCATTCATGCACTTATTTCTGTAACTCACTCCCAGTGATGGAACCTGACAGATTAGCAGTCATGAAATAGTGGAATATTACAcattacataaatgtttttccctttcaaaatatattgttgATACATTGCTGATTTACGAATAATAtagatagaaaaacaaacacttttcaaaTTAAGTTTTTTCTCTTGTTCAGAAGTCTCATTGTCCCATCTAGTTTCTCAAATCAACGTTGATAACCATAAACAATAACAAGAAGAGCAGATAACAACCAGACCCACGTCATTTTAAAGCTGGGAGCATCATCACCGGTGTGTGGTTCCTGGCAGCCTCTGGCGTTGTTGTCTGGTCTTGTACTTTTAGGGTTTCCCTCAAAATGGACCGGCAGGCACTGGTTGGCGATCTCCTCACAGGCCAGGATCAGATATTTGGTTTCCCGTTGGATACTCCTGATGCCGCACGTCCCCTGCTCACTCCTCACCGTGACAAAATCGAAAGGCTCCCGGCTGATGCACAGGTTGTCCTTGTGTATGACCCCGCCCTTGTTGGTGCAGACAGCCTTAACTCTGTCCAGATAGCTTGGGGACAGGAACGACTGTGTGGGTCTGGAACAGCCCCCATTATTCTTAATGTAGGTCTCCCACGCATTCTGGTCCAGATTATTAGGAGTACCGGGGCGAATGTGGCGACTGACGAAGGTGTTGAAGCCGTTGTTCCATTTGGAACGCTGGCAGGGAGCGTCGTTTATAGCAAGAGTAAGGTGACACATTAGGAGACAGACGGCAAGAGGGAGAAAAGCCTTGAGAGCAGCCATTATCCAGCAGtcctggagaaaaacaaagactgttAACTCACAGAAGTGGAAACAAACATTGTAACACCTTTAATCTCTATCATCGCTGTGTAATCTGTTACATAAGTGACATGGCACATAAGTTAACAATGTGCGCAGAAGACCAAGAGTCTGAAAAACCACAGCTTCCTGTCTCTGCAGTAGTTTAAACACAAAAGCAGGAGAGGATGTAGAAAAACAGCTGCTTGATGAGGGAACTTCTGTACCTTgttttcagcagtggagtcCCCTGTGACCTCAGAGTTACCAAAAAGCTCCCGCGTGAGatctttcttctgtctttcagttagtttcacatttcacttcctgtgagaaagagggaggggactaaagtgtgtgtgtgtgtgtgtgtgtgtgtgtgtgtgcacactacTTAAATCTGTCCACAAGGGTGTGCTCTAGAGCATGAGGAGATCCAGTTACAGCCATAAATACCTGTTTTTAGGTCCAGTGAGTTATTTGGGGATTTCTCActctgtgtggtgtgtgtgtgtgtgtgtgtgtgtgtgtgtgtgtgtgtgtgtgtgtgtgtgtgtgtgtgtgtgtgtgtgtgtgtgggtgtgtttcaCCTTTCCACAGGTTtactaaatataaaatacaagtacaagtatcaataaaatatgtttatggTATATTTTCTGCTAAATACGTCTAAATAGACACATCAAAACTAAGGTATTTCCAGTTAAATCTACAGTAACTCATCATCTTAATGGGCTTCGGGAAGTATCAATCTGATTCCAGTGTTTAAATAATAAGCTGTaggcctcactgtgtggaaaagACTGGGATCATATTTTATGTGCAACACCAGCTTCACTTAAAGATCACTttcttaactttgtaaaacaaaatgtaagaaatgaatatatagatatacatttaatgagttatttattattaaaataatgcatCAGCAACTCggtaaaacatctttaaaagaTAATGGTAATTACAATTCAAGTGTAAATCTTTTCAACAATATGTGGACATTTTGTACGATTTCTTTGCTCCAGACTAaattttcaacaaaatatttaCCCGCTTAGAAATAGCTGTTGGGAAATTTGGtcaggacaacacacacacacacacacacacacacacacacacacacacacacacacacacacacacacacacacacacgtacacatacacgtacacacGTACATGTACACACAATGAAAGAATAAAGCAGGTGAGGTTGCCAATTTCTTATTTGGTGGATGCTAACAgctgatatgaaaaaaaacaacctaaccAACATCAGCCTACATCCTCATTTAGTCACATGCATCCAAAAAGacagtttacatgtaaaataatagAAAGGTAACTCCTATTCTTAATTGGTCATAGACGGCAGTTTTCccttgtttctgttgtttttctattaTAGACTGTCCAGATTATGCTCTATGTTCAGGGTTGAGTTGTTACAATGATCTATATCACATATTacacactgaaaataaattgcTGTGGATGAATTTCAAATTTCTTGATTATTTAATCATACcataaatgtataaaatttaattaaatcaattttataCAGCAAATAAATGTATGCCTTTCAATGTAAAATAATCTTTAGAGCACCACCCTTCTCATTATCTCCCAGTAATGGAACCTGACAGATTCACAGGCATGAAATAGTGGAATATTACAcattacataaatgtttttccCTTTCAAAACATATGGTTGATACGTTGCTGATTTAAGATTAGTAtagatagaaaaacaaacactctaTTATTCAGAAGTCTCATTGTCCTAACTAGTTTCTCAAATCAACGTTGATAGCCATAAACGATAACAAGAAGAGCAGATAGCAACCAGACCCACGTCATTTTAAAGCTGGGAGCATCATCACCGGTGTGTGGTTCCTGGCAGCCTCTGGCGTTGTTGTCTGGTCTTATACTTTTATTGTTTCCCTCAAAATGGACCGGCAGGCACTGGTTGGCGATCTCGTCACAGGCCAGGATCAGATATTTGGTTTCCCGTTGGACACTCCTGATGCCGCACGTCCCTGGATCAATCCTCGCCGTGACAAAACTGAAAGGCAGCCGGCTGATGCACAGGTTGCCCTTGTGTATGACCCCCCCCTTGTTGGTGCAGACAGCCTTAACTCCGT
It encodes:
- the LOC129109954 gene encoding uncharacterized protein LOC129109954 yields the protein MAALKAFLPLAVCLLMCHLTLAINDAPCQRSKWNNGFNTFVSRHIRPGTPNNLDQNAWETYIKNNGGCSRPTQSFLSPSYLDRVKAVCTNKGGVIHKDNLCISREPFDFVTVRSEQGTCGIRSIQRETKYLILACEEIANQCLPVHFEGNPKSTRPDNNARGCQEPHTGDDAPSFKMTWVWLLSALLVIVYGYQR